Proteins co-encoded in one Callospermophilus lateralis isolate mCalLat2 chromosome 2, mCalLat2.hap1, whole genome shotgun sequence genomic window:
- the Wdr38 gene encoding WD repeat-containing protein 38, translated as MNSRAPLSVGRVTFFGRHRGEVNCSAFSPDGQTLLTASEDGHLYGWETKSGQLLWRLGGHTGPVKFCCFSPDGCLFASSSSDRTIRLWDLSRAECLWVLKGHQRSVETLSFSPDSRQLASGGWDKQVMLWEVQSGHKLRHLEGHHDSIQSSDFSPNANCLATGSWDSTVRIWDLRVGTPAVFHQELEGHSGNISCLCYSSSGLLGSGSWDKNIHIWKPNTSSLMVQLKGHVAWVNSIAFSPDEGQLASASYSGTIKVWDYNTGKCLETLKGFLDVAHTCAFTRQGKLLVSGAAL; from the exons ATGAATAGCAGGGCTCCACTTTCCGTGGGGAGAGTGACATTCTTTGGCCGGCATCGCGGGGAG GTCAACTGCTCTGCCTTCTCTCCTGATGGCCAAACGCTGCTCACAGCCTCTGAGGATGGCCATCTGTACGGTTGGGAGACCAAGAGTGGGCAGCTGCTGTGGAGGCTGGGTGGCCACACAG GTCCGGTGAAGTTCTGCTGCTTCTCCCCCGATGGCTGCCTTTTTGCCAGCTCCTCCAGTGACCGTACCATCCGCCTGTGGGACCTATCAAGAGCCGAATGTCTGTGGGTGCTGAAGG GTCACCAGCGGAGTGTGGAGACACTCAGCTTCAGCCCTGACTCAAGACAGCTGGCATCAGGTGGCTGGGATAAGCAGGTGATGCTCTGGGAAGTGCAG TCGGGACACAAACTGCGCCACTTGGAAGGGCACCATGACTCCATCCAGAGCAGCGACTTCTCCCCCAATGCCAACTGCCTG GCCACAGGCTCATGGGACTCCACTGTGCGCATCTGGGACCTGCGGGTAGGGACCCCAGCTGTATTCCATCAGGAACTTGAGGGTCACAGCGGCAACATTAGTTGTCTGTGTTATTCATCATCTGGCCTTCTG GGATCTGGCTCCTGGGACAAGAACATCCACATCTGGAAACCCAATACCAGCAGCCTCATGGTCCAGCTCAAGGGCCATGTAGCCTGGGTGAACAGCATAGCTTTCTCTCCGGATGAGGGGCAGCTGGCCAGCGCTAGCTACTCGGGAACG ATCAAAGTCTGGGACTACAACACAGGAAAGTGTCTTGAGACCTtgaag GGATTTCTGGATGTGGCCCACACCTGTGCCTTCACCCGACAAGGCAAATTATTGGTGTCTGGAGCTGCTCTTTAG
- the Rpl35 gene encoding large ribosomal subunit protein uL29 produces MAKIKARDLRGKKKEELLKQLDDLKVELSQLRVAKVTGGAASKLSKIRVVRKSIARVLTVINQTQKENLRKFYKGKKYKPLDLRPKKTRAMRRRLNKHEENLKTKKQQRKERLYPLRKYAVKA; encoded by the exons ATG GCCAAGATTAAGGCTCGGGACCTTCGTGGCAAGAAGAAGGAAGAGCTGCTGAAACAGCTGGATGACTTGAAAGTGGAGTTGTCCCAGCTGCGGGTCGCCAAAGTGACAGGCGGTGCGGCATCTAAGCTCTCTAAGAT CCGAGTTGTCCGCAAATCGATCGCCCGCGTTCTTACTGTCATTAACCAGACTCAAAAAGAAAACCTCAGGAAATTCTACAAG GGCAAGAAGTACAAGCCCCTGGACCTGCGGCCCAAGAAGACACGAGCTATGCGCCGCCGGCTCAACAAGCACGAGGAGAACCTAAAGACCAAAAAGCAGCAGCGGAAAGAGCGGCTGTACCCTCTGCGCAAGTACGCGGTCAAAGCCTGA